DNA from Microvirga ossetica:
GCGGCTCGCCGGGCTTGCGGCCGGTGAGATAGCGCGAATAGTTCTCGATTCCGTTGCACACGCCGGTGGCCTCGATCATCTCGAGGTCGAACTGCGTGCGCTGCTCGAGCCTTTGCGCTTCCAGCAGTCGGCCCATGCGGGCGAGCTCCTGCAGGCGATGCTGCAGCTCGTCCTGGATGCCCTTGACGGCCTGCTGCAGGGTCGGGCGCGGCGTCACGTAGTGCGAGTTCGCGTAGACCTTCACGAATTGCAGGTCGTTGGTCTTCTTGCCGGTGAGCGGATCGAACTCGACGATCGACTCGATCTCGTCGCCGAAGAGGCCGATGCGCCAGGCGCGGTCCTCCAAGTGGGCCGGAAAGAGTTCAATGACATCGCCGCGGACGCGAAACGTGCCGCGGGCGAAATCGCTCTGGATGCGCTTGTACTGCAGGGCCACGAGGTCCGCTATGAGCTGGCGCTGCTCGATCTTCTCGCCGACCTTCACGGAGAAGGTCATGGCCGTATAGGTCTCGACCGAGCCGATACCGTAGATGCACGACACGGAGGCGACGATGATCACGTCGTCGCGCTCCAAAAGCGCGCGGGTCGCCGAGTGGCGCATGCGGTCGATCTGCTCGTTGATCGAGCTTTCCTTCTCGATGAAGGTGTCCGAGCGCGGCACATAGGCTTCGGGCTGATAGTAGTCGTAATACGAGACGAAGTACTCGACCGCGTTGTCGGGGAAGAACGACTTGAACTCGCCGTAGAGCTGCGCGGCGAGCGTCTTGTTCGGCGCGAGGATGAGGGCAGGGCGCTGCGTCTCCTCGATCACCTTGGCCATGGTGAAGGTCTTGCCCGAGCCGGTGACGCCGAGCAGCACCTGGTCGCGCTCGGCGCGGCGCACGCCGTCCACCAGCTCGCGGATCGCGGTCGGCTGGTCGCCGGAGGGCGTGAAGTCGGACTGGATCCTGAATGGAATGCCGCCTTCCGATTTCTCAGGGCGCGGCGGGCGGTGCGGCACCCAGGCCTTGCCGTCCTTGAAGCGCGGATCGCCCTCGGTGAGGAGGCGCGTCAATGCATCCACCGTGGCCGAGACGCCGGAGCCGGGAGAGAGCTCGCCCAGCTCCTCGGCCACGTCCGGCCCGTCATCCGGGCCTTTGAGGCCGAGCTTCTTGGCCAAAGCCGGGTCGACATCGGCAATATCGCCGTGGATGAAGGTTTCCTGCGCCCGCTCGGCAAAGCCCTTGGCCGCCTCCCGCTCCCGGTTGACCGCGGGATTCAGGAGATCGGCCAGATAGGGATCCAGCGGCTTGAGCTCAGGCTTGGAGGCTTTCCCGGTGGAAAGCTTGGGCTTCTTGGGTGATTTGGCCATAGAACGAATATGGTACGAACGGCCGGGGATTGGAAGAGTGCAGGGAGTTATACCGTATGCTTCTCGGCCTTGCGGCTCCCGCCCCGCAGGGCCTTCGCGACCGGCACGGCCACGTAATGGGTGAGGGGAATCAGGATGGCGCCGAGGATCAGCCCGAAGAGACCGGCGGCTGCCGCCGAGACCAGCCATTCCACCGCACTGCCGAGGCTCGGGACCGCATGGCCCGCCGCGGCGGCGATATCGTGGATGGCGTGGGCGAGGCCGGCGAAGCCGTAGCCTTCGAGGCCGTGGATGATGATGCCGCCGCCGACCCAGATCATGGCGGCCGTGCCGACGATGGCGAGGAGCTTGAGCAGGATCGGCATGGCCTTCACGAGGCCGCGCCCGAAACCCTTCGTGAGCGGCGCCAGAAGCCGGTCCGTATGCAGCTTGGCGCTCGCATCGTCGCGGCGCAGGAGGCTCGAGACCGGCCTGTCGTTGGCGGCGAGCGCCAGGCCGGCATCGTCCGCCTTCACGATCAGCGCCACGCCTCCATAGACCAGGGCCGTGATGCCGATGCCGACGACAGCGAGCACCAGGGCCTGCATCCAGGTCGAGCCGGAGGGTAGGCTCGCGAGCGTGATCGCCATGATCTCGGCCGAGAGGATGAAGTCGGTCTTGATCGCGCCGCTCACCTTCTCGTCCTCGACGTTCTGCTCCGTCTGCGTGGCGGCGCCGACGGCAGCTTCATGCTCGTGCGCCCCATGCGGAAACAGCGCCTCGAACACCTTCTCGGAACCTTCGTAGCAGAGATAGGCGCCGCCGATCATGAGCAGCGGCGTGATCGCCCAGGGCGCGACGAAGCTGAGGATCAGCGCCGCGGGCAGGAGATAGATCAGCTTGTTCCTGAGCGAGCCGAGGGCGATCCTGCCGACGATGGGCAACTCCCGCGAGGCGGCAAAGCCGACCACATAGCGCGGCGTCACGGCGGCATCGTCGATCACCACGCCGGCTGCCTTCGCGCCCGCCTTGACGGCCTGCGCTCCCACATCGTCGAGCGAGGCGGCAGCGACCTTGGCCAGGCCCGCAATGTCGTCCAGCAAGGCGATCAGGCCGATGCTCATGAGGGCTCCCGTCGAAATCCAAACCGTGACTGTCGGAATCAGCTACACGGCTGCTCCAGCTTCGACAACGTCTTGAGACCGGATTGGGTGCAGGATTGCGCGTCGTCCCGGAGGGCTAAGCCGACCCAGGATGGTGAGCGGGATGAGGCTCCCTTGCCCTCCCACTTGCGGGGGGTGGGGGTGGGCCGGCTGGGTGAGACCGTCCCGTCGCACCCGCCACGTCATGGCGGCCTCGTGCCGGCCATCCCGGCCCGTAAGGCACGG
Protein-coding regions in this window:
- a CDS encoding DUF808 domain-containing protein; the protein is MSIGLIALLDDIAGLAKVAAASLDDVGAQAVKAGAKAAGVVIDDAAVTPRYVVGFAASRELPIVGRIALGSLRNKLIYLLPAALILSFVAPWAITPLLMIGGAYLCYEGSEKVFEALFPHGAHEHEAAVGAATQTEQNVEDEKVSGAIKTDFILSAEIMAITLASLPSGSTWMQALVLAVVGIGITALVYGGVALIVKADDAGLALAANDRPVSSLLRRDDASAKLHTDRLLAPLTKGFGRGLVKAMPILLKLLAIVGTAAMIWVGGGIIIHGLEGYGFAGLAHAIHDIAAAAGHAVPSLGSAVEWLVSAAAAGLFGLILGAILIPLTHYVAVPVAKALRGGSRKAEKHTV